From the Methanobacterium sp. CWC-01 genome, the window GGATTATTCTGTCACTTTTTAAGAAAATTCTAGGTATCGGTCCAAAACCAGTTATGGCAAAGAGTAAGTTCATCACCATTGAAGATGCTAAGATGGCCACCTTTACCAAGAAGGCAGTGGGTCAGGGGTATGGAACCTCCCTGCGGCCGGATGTGTACTATATTGTCGCCTCGGTGGAACTGGGAAATACCACCACCAAGTGTATCTTAACTGCTACCAACCTTAATACCAGTCGCACCTACCTTCTGGACAAAACGGTAAAGATGACCAGGGATATCAGACCTCCTAGGAAGGGTGAAAGAGTATTCGGAGAGACAGTCTGGCATGTAGAGCTAACTAAAGAATCGGTATCCGAGATGGTCCGAGACACGATCTTGGAGTCCATCAAACGTTCTAAAATTGATCTAGAAAAGGATTTAGATTTCGTAGTAAGATCCACCGGGGTCACTGCTGGTTTCGCATCCCCGGAAGAAGTGGGAGAGTTGATCATCGCCCTGGCTGATGGCTGTCTGGATGCGGGTATACCTCCCCGCAAGATGTCTCCGGCCATATCCAAAGAGGCCCTGCCCAAAAGGCTACAGGAATTCACCCTGCTGGATAAGGTAATGTTTGATGGTGCGGTAGTAAGCGTAGTACCGCCCACCGGCCGATCGGTTGTGGCCAACGAAATGGAGGGTGAGCTGGTAACTGCCGGTATAAAAGCAGGTGCAAAGTGGACTGAAATTGATTTCAGAAACCCCTGTGTCTCTATGGACTTTGGAACTACATTAGCAGGACGTATAGTTAATAATGATCAACCCTACGCTCGAACCATCGGTAACTTCTGCGGACTGGCAGGAGCCATTTCCGATGCGGTTATCCGTGGAACAGAGAAAGTTGATCAAAGGGGAGGAGCAGCCCTTGATCTGTACTCGCGGGACATCCTTAAAAAAGCAGACTGGAAGGCGGCCCTGGAATACGCAAAACAGGTGCATGAACACGTGGATATTAGAAAGGTGCCTGAAAACCGGGATCGGTTTGGAACCGTACCTGTAGATCCCGATGCTGCCAACAGTGCAGGAACTACCCTCATAGGCTGTGATGTGGGTGTCAATGGTGATAAGTTGCCGGAACTGACCAAAATTGGCCATAAAATATACGAGGAAGCTGGAATCCACACTATCTTTGCCACCCTGGACCACGTAAGTGCCCTTGTGGTTAAAAGGTTAATTGATGAGGCCGTAGAGGAAAAGGTCATCGAGGAGGGTTCGGCATTGGGAGTTACCGGACGTGCGGGTATCACCGGTAGAAAACCCGAATTCATCATGGAATATGCTAAACCCTATTTTAAAGACGTTTTGTTTGTTTCTGATGCTCTTGCTCTGGGGGCGGCGGTAATGGCTCGTTGCATGAATTCCATGGGAACTACCAAAATACCCCTGGGCGGTAGACAGGGTGGACCTTGTATCCTCGGTCAGCGCAGAAAACTACAGCAGAAGGGAAAATGAAGCAACCATCCTCATCTTTCCCAAAAATATATTCCACGCTATTCGAACTAAAAATTACGGAATCTAGATTCTGAGGGATTTCATGGTAATTGCAGTGATCATGGCTGGTGGTAAGGGTACCAGAATGCGATCAAACCAGGAGAAACCTCTTCTGGAAGTACTGGGCCAGCCTCTGATTCAGAACGTAGTGGATGCGATTTTTTCTTCGGAATATGTGGAAACGGTCATGGTGGCCACCAGTATTCACACTCCACAGACCGCCAGGTGGGTTAAAAACAAGGGATTGGCCAGTATAGATACTCCAGGCCGGGGCTACGTGGAGGATATGGCATATATACTTTCCCGGCCAGATCTTCATGATAAAATTATCCTCACCGTCACTGCTGATCTACCCCTACTCACCGGGGAGGTGGTTGATGAGGTAATCCAATACTACCTTCAGTGTCAAAAACCTGCCCTGTCGGTGATGGTGCCGGTGGAAATTTTCTATAAACACTGTCTTCAGCCCAGTATGGTCTGGGAAAATCTGGTACCATCTGGATTAAATATATTAAGGGGCAAAGACACAGAACAAGATGAGGAGCTTCTTGTCCTCGGCAAATTAGAAGTAGCCTTAAATATTAATAGCCCCGAGGACATAATATCCCTAAAAAAACTTGGGATGAACTCCTGCAGGTGATGTTTATGGTGGAACCAGAGAGGAAACTTATAAAAGGGGAAGAAAAGGTATGGAGCGAGATTAAGGGTTATCAAGTGGCCACTAGTAACGCCCGTATCTTGGGGGAGCTGGAAGAGCTCATAGTAAACGATCGTACTGGTAAAATAACCGATGTGGTAATCAAAGTTGATAAAGGTCGAAATGTACAGGTTAAGGGTGCTAAAAAGAAGGGAGACAATCTCCTGATTCCATTCGGCAAGGTGGAAAAGGTGGGAGAATTTATTATCATCTCCGAATAAACCCACTCCTATTTTATTTAAATTTATTTAATGACCGGGATCTCAGATTTAATCAATAATCAGGTTTAATCAATATTTTAGAGTCCCAGATAGTTCTTTTTAAATTCATCCCTTAAGATAAGTGCAAGTAATCAATTCTTTTTGAACAATGTGCTTCGTATTTTATATTATTTATAAAATATGAAAAATTAACAAAAAAAGGAAAGAAAAAAGGAAGTAAAGATAATTTTTACATTCCTTTCAGACTCATATCCAGCATGCGTTTGGTCTCTGTAGCCAGTTCTGGTGGCAGACCAGTTATGTCCATGCTCAGGAATCCGCGGACGATCATACTAGCAGCTTCTTCCTCAGTAAGACCCCTGGACGTCAAATACAGCACTTCTTCTTCAGCTATCTTCCCTACCGCGGCTTCGTGGGATAGTTCCAGATCAACAGCACTACCTTCCAACTCAGGAACAGCGTAAATCAGGGAATCATCTGATAAAACCAATCCATGGCATTCCAAGTGTCCTTTTGAATCTCGCACTTTACCGGCCAGATGTCCCCGGGAATATATCTGGGACTGGTCTTTGGACACTGCTCTGGATATCATTTCGGCACTGGAACCACGACCTTCCAGGATAACCCGGGAGCCCAAGTCCAGAATAGATTTCTTCTGACCACCTAGGATGGATTGAAAAACAACCTTAGAGTTCTCACCCTTACAGTACGCAGTAGGGTAGGACTGAATGGTTTTTACGGGACTGGTGAGTATGTAATTGTTGATGTAAGTGGCATTGTCCTCCAGGACCACGGCAGTGCGGGGTCTGACTTCTACCTGCTCCCCCCAGTTGTGGACCATGGTATAACTGATTTTTGCATCTTTCTGGATGTAGAACTCAGAAACACCGATGTGTAGGGCGGATGAAATATCATCACCGGTGGCACATCCGGTGATCATGTGAATTTCTGAGCCTTCTTCTGCGATTACGATATTGTGGGCTGTTTGAGCTAGTCGATTATCACCAATGAACATACAGGCCTGGATGGGAAACACGGTTTTGGCTCCAGGCAGGGCGCGGATGAAAAATCCTCCGGGTTCGCCTAGAGCTGTCTCTGCAGTATATTTGTCCGTATCGACATCAATGGCATTCCACATATAGTCCGATAGCCAATTATACTTTTCCAGGGCATCCCTAATATTCAAAAGTTCTATAGATTTAGAGCGGGATTCTGCCAAAATTCCGCTTTGGTCCATCATCATAAATGAACCTCCCCGTTCATCCGCTCCAGGGTCCACACCCACTTTCAGCATGGTTTCCTGATATCTGCTGGGAAGCTGATCCAGCGACTCAACCTCTTCATGTTCCCCTGCTTCTTCTTTTTCAAATTCTTCCAGGTTAATGTCTTCTCCCAGGGTGGCTTTCTTCTTTTTGGCCTTCTCTGCCTTTTTTAGTGTATCCCGCAGCATTCTACGCACCCCTTAAAACCTTCTTTTCTCACATGCTCAAGTATTTCATCAGGAATTCCTGAACAAGCTATTTTTCCATCCATTAAAACGTGGGCAGTATTTGCGGTGACGAAGTTAAGGATGTAACCCAAATGAGTGATAAGTAGTCCTGATTTCTCTCTTAATGCTGGTTTTTTATCTTTATCCAAAAGAATATTGATTTCTTCGGCTAAGAGCTCCACATTCTCAATATCTACCCCTGAGTCTGGTTCGTCGAACATGATGAAGTCTGGTTCTTGGGCAAGTAGCTGTAAAATTTCTGATCTCTTCACTTCTCCCCCGGAAAAACCCAGATTGACATCTCTCTCCAGGAAATGTTCATCAAATTTGAGTTTCTTGACCATGCCCATCATTTCCGGGCTTAGTTCTTCTCCAGTTTCGTGATGTTCAATTTTTAAGAGATCCTGTAACTTGACCCCTCTAATTGCAGGTGGATTCTGGAAACTCACACCCACACCCATCTTCACCCGGGCCGTGGTTGAGTAATCAGTTATATCTTCCCCTTTAAAGATTATCTCCCCTCGGGTTACATTGTACTTCGGAAATCCTAACAAAGTCATGAACAAAGTGCTTTTGCCTGATCCATTAGGCCCTAGGAGCACATGAGTTTCTCCCTTGTCTATGTAGAGGTCTATGTCGCTTAAAATTTCTTTCCCATTAACCTCAACCGCTAAATCGGTTATCTCCAGTAGCAGTTTAACCA encodes:
- a CDS encoding methanogenesis marker 14 protein gives rise to the protein MSLFKKILGIGPKPVMAKSKFITIEDAKMATFTKKAVGQGYGTSLRPDVYYIVASVELGNTTTKCILTATNLNTSRTYLLDKTVKMTRDIRPPRKGERVFGETVWHVELTKESVSEMVRDTILESIKRSKIDLEKDLDFVVRSTGVTAGFASPEEVGELIIALADGCLDAGIPPRKMSPAISKEALPKRLQEFTLLDKVMFDGAVVSVVPPTGRSVVANEMEGELVTAGIKAGAKWTEIDFRNPCVSMDFGTTLAGRIVNNDQPYARTIGNFCGLAGAISDAVIRGTEKVDQRGGAALDLYSRDILKKADWKAALEYAKQVHEHVDIRKVPENRDRFGTVPVDPDAANSAGTTLIGCDVGVNGDKLPELTKIGHKIYEEAGIHTIFATLDHVSALVVKRLIDEAVEEKVIEEGSALGVTGRAGITGRKPEFIMEYAKPYFKDVLFVSDALALGAAVMARCMNSMGTTKIPLGGRQGGPCILGQRRKLQQKGK
- a CDS encoding NTP transferase domain-containing protein, which codes for MVIAVIMAGGKGTRMRSNQEKPLLEVLGQPLIQNVVDAIFSSEYVETVMVATSIHTPQTARWVKNKGLASIDTPGRGYVEDMAYILSRPDLHDKIILTVTADLPLLTGEVVDEVIQYYLQCQKPALSVMVPVEIFYKHCLQPSMVWENLVPSGLNILRGKDTEQDEELLVLGKLEVALNINSPEDIISLKKLGMNSCR
- a CDS encoding PRC-barrel domain-containing protein, with product MVEPERKLIKGEEKVWSEIKGYQVATSNARILGELEELIVNDRTGKITDVVIKVDKGRNVQVKGAKKKGDNLLIPFGKVEKVGEFIIISE
- a CDS encoding SufB/SufD family protein → MLRDTLKKAEKAKKKKATLGEDINLEEFEKEEAGEHEEVESLDQLPSRYQETMLKVGVDPGADERGGSFMMMDQSGILAESRSKSIELLNIRDALEKYNWLSDYMWNAIDVDTDKYTAETALGEPGGFFIRALPGAKTVFPIQACMFIGDNRLAQTAHNIVIAEEGSEIHMITGCATGDDISSALHIGVSEFYIQKDAKISYTMVHNWGEQVEVRPRTAVVLEDNATYINNYILTSPVKTIQSYPTAYCKGENSKVVFQSILGGQKKSILDLGSRVILEGRGSSAEMISRAVSKDQSQIYSRGHLAGKVRDSKGHLECHGLVLSDDSLIYAVPELEGSAVDLELSHEAAVGKIAEEEVLYLTSRGLTEEEAASMIVRGFLSMDITGLPPELATETKRMLDMSLKGM
- a CDS encoding ABC transporter ATP-binding protein yields the protein MLLEITDLAVEVNGKEILSDIDLYIDKGETHVLLGPNGSGKSTLFMTLLGFPKYNVTRGEIIFKGEDITDYSTTARVKMGVGVSFQNPPAIRGVKLQDLLKIEHHETGEELSPEMMGMVKKLKFDEHFLERDVNLGFSGGEVKRSEILQLLAQEPDFIMFDEPDSGVDIENVELLAEEINILLDKDKKPALREKSGLLITHLGYILNFVTANTAHVLMDGKIACSGIPDEILEHVRKEGFKGCVECCGIH